The Euphorbia lathyris chromosome 4, ddEupLath1.1, whole genome shotgun sequence genomic interval TTACGACAAAACCCCAAACTATAGCCACTCCATAGAGTCCAACTAGCACCACCTTCTCCCATCCCACTGTCTCAATCCATTTTGCCTCCTCTGCAGAGTCATTACTAGCCACCATTAACCCCTCCATTCTCCAACCAATTGCAGCTGTTACTGCTGCCATAAAACCGAACAAAAACCACCCGCATATTCTCCTCCCTTCCATCAAACGCCATCCAATTCGAATCGCATCCAATCCAAACTCGTTCTCAGTGATAGAAACCACCAGAGCCAATCCTAAAACAGCTATTATGTACGATTCTATACCGAGTCCAACAACCCATACTACAAATCTGAACCCGGGAATGGAGCTCCCAATCACGGCCAATAGCATGTGTGGTACACTAGAGTACAATAATAGAAATGTGTAGATGTACCAGGAAGTAAGCAATGGCCTATACCAAGTGGAAATGACAGCTGAAACAACATGCTGAAGGGTTGTGGATCTCTTAGTATAAGCAGATTCAGTAGAGATAACGACTGTTATGGCAGCAATGAGGGAAAAAAAATTAGAGGGCAAGAAGTAGAGGAGTTTTAAACGGAAGACAGAGAGAGCAACCTCACGTGAATCTCTCCAGATTTGGCGAGACTCGAAGTGGGTGGAAGCTCGGGTGGCAACTAATTCCATGTGAAGAATCTGGGATTTGATGGGATAGGAGGTGAGGGAGAGAGAGAAGTGGA includes:
- the LOC136226137 gene encoding uncharacterized protein, with product MSERSSVVSVSFNTKSALCCCLKILTESLKIFPRNKYILLLTFILLTLPLSLLHFSLSLTSYPIKSQILHMELVATRASTHFESRQIWRDSREVALSVFRLKLLYFLPSNFFSLIAAITVVISTESAYTKRSTTLQHVVSAVISTWYRPLLTSWYIYTFLLLYSSVPHMLLAVIGSSIPGFRFVVWVVGLGIESYIIAVLGLALVVSITENEFGLDAIRIGWRLMEGRRICGWFLFGFMAAVTAAIGWRMEGLMVASNDSAEEAKWIETVGWEKVVLVGLYGVAIVWGFVVTTVFYCECVKLHVVGRSEAEEEEEQELQKQEEGSLDC